Within Sorangiineae bacterium MSr11367, the genomic segment TCCTTGAGTTTTCGCGCGTCGTCGGACAGCGCGTCCCACGGTTTGGCGTCCACGGCAGTGACCCCTGCCCCGCGGGCCAGGCAAAGACGTGCGGCGGCGCAGCCACTCAGGCCGAGGCCCAGCACGGCGACATGCTTTCCGGTCAGGTCGAGCACCGGGCTAGTTATCGCAACTTCAGGCTAGAAAGCGAAATAAGCGCGAGCAAAATGCTGATGATCCAGAACCGCACGATGATCTTGGGCTCTGGCCAGCCCTTCTTTTCGTAGTGGTGATGGATGGGAGCCATGAGAAAAATGCGCTTTCCCGTGAGGCGAAAGCTCAAAACTTGCACAATGACGCTGACTGCCTCCAAAAAGAAGATTCCCCCGAGGATGATCGAGAGCAGCTCATTCTTTGTGAAGACGGCGCACATGCCCAGGCCGCCGCCCAACGCGAGCGATCCGACGTCGCCCATGAACACTTGTGCGGGGTAGGTATTGTACCAAAGGAATCCAATGCCAGCGCCCACGACAGCGCCGCAATAGACCGAGAGTTCGCCCACGCTGGCGATACCGGGGATGTCCAGGTAGCGCGCCACGATGAAGCGCTGCGACACGTTGGCAATGCCGAAGGTGGCACCGGCGAGGTAGCACCAGAGGAGGTAGGTGGCGCCGTTGATGATGACCGGGCCAATCGCCAAGCCATCGAGGCCGTCGGTGAGGTTGACGGCGTTGGACATGGCAACGACCACCAGCACCGCGAACGGGATGTAGACGAGCACCGGCAAGTCGATGGGGTGCTTGGCGAAGGCCACGAACGGGATGGCCACGCGTGTGCGAATTTCCCACCAATCCGGGGGCACGTGGCGTTCGGCGAAGAAGACGTAGGCGATGACCGCCCCGGCGATGAGAAACTGGCCCAGAAGCTTGTACCGGCCGGGAACGCCGCGGGAGTTCTTCGCCTTGATCTTGAGGTAGTCGTCCAGGTAGCCGATGACGCCGTAGCCGGCGGTGACGGCCGTGGTGGCCCAGACGAAGACGTTGCTCAGGTCGCACCAGAGGATGGTGGGCAAGAGCACCGACAGAAGAATGAGGGCGCCGCCCATGGTGGGGGTGCCGGACTTGATGTGGTGGCTCGCAGGCCCGTCGACGCGGACCACTTGGCCGATCTGCTTGCGCTGCAGCTCGCGGATGAACCACGGCGAGAGAAAGAACGAGATGAACATGGCCGACGCCGCGGCCGCAATGATGCGGAACGGGACGTAGCGAAGAACGTTGAGCCAGGTGAGCCAGCTCGCGTCGTGCCGGAGGGGAAAGAGAAATTCGAGGATCACCGGGGTGTTCTCTGGGGGCTGCTCGTGCTGCTCTTGCCGCCGTCGCGGGCGAGGAGGGCGATGGCGACACGCTCGGTCTGGACGCCGCGCGAGCCTTTGACGAGGACGACGTCGCCGGGGCGAACCTCGGCGCAGGCTACGTCGGCCGCCTCGCTGGTGGTTGCCGCGGCCATGGTGCGCACGCCGCCGTGCGCAGCTCGGTGAAGGGTGCGCGCGATGGCCGCACCGCCGCATCCGATGACCGTGTGCACGCGGGCACGTGCCAACTCGTCCCCGAGGGCGGCATGCGCTTCGCCTTCCGCGGGGCCGAGCTCGCGCATCTCGCCAAGGACGGCCACGATGCGGCGTTTTCCGGGCGCCGCCAGCTCGACGGCGAGGTCGATCGCGGCGGACATGCTCGAGGGGTTGGCGTTGTAGCTGTCGTCGATGACGGTGATGCCCCACGACAGAGTGTGAATCTGTCCGCGGCCCTCGGGGAGCGCGACGCGGGCGAGGCCCCGGGCGAGTTCTTCGAGCGAGAGGGAACGGCCGACGGCGAACTCGGTGGCGGCGAGGGCGGCGAGGAAGTCGATGGCGGCGGCCTCGCCGGCGAGTGGCAGATCCAGGGTGATCTCGCTTTTGGCCCGCGCGAAGACGACCTTGGTGCCGGCGCGCGCGCGAAGGCGGTACGCGGAGCCGGGCGCGCGGCCGAAGGAGACGGTGTGGCGGGCCGCGGTGCGGGGAAGTTGGCGCGCGATCTCGTCGTCGTCGGCGTTGACGACCGCGCAGCCCGATTCGCGAAGCGCCGCGAAAAGGGAGCCCTTTTCCTCGCCAACGCCGGCGCGCGTTCCGCCGAGGCGCTCGGCATGGGCGAGGCCGATGTTCGTGATGATGGCGACGTCGGGCACGGCGATGGCGGCCAAGGTGGCGATTTCGCCGGGCAGGTTGGTCCCCATTTCGAGCACGACGAAGCGATGGTGCGGCTCGAGGGCAAAGATCATCGCGGGAACGCCCACGCGGTTGTTCAGATTGCCCAAGGTGGCGTGCGTGGCGTCGACCTCGGCGAGAAGGGCGGAGGCGAACGATTTGGTCGTGGTTTTTCCGGCGCTGCCAGTGATGGCCACGACGCGTCCCTGCGGGGTGTTGGCGCGCCACCGCGCGAGGTGATCGCTCGCGAGGGCGCCCCATGCGACGAGGGTGTCGTCGACCTCGACGACGTGAGGGGCGCTGTCCTCGGGATCCAACTCGGGATCCGCGGGCAGATCGAGCGAGCGACGGCGCTCGATGAGCATGAGGCTGGCGCCGGCGCGGGAGGCGGCAAGGACGAAGGCGTGGCCGTCGAAGTTCTCACCGCGCAAGGCGACGAAGACGCAGCCGGGCGTGGCCTCACGGCTGTTGGTGGTGACGCCCGTGTGCACGCGATCGGGCTTGCCTCGAACGAGGGTGCCGCCCGTGATGCGGGCAATCTCGCCGCTGGTGCGCTGAACGCGGTTCTTCGGGATGGGCGTGGACATGCTCAGCCCTTTCCCTGGCCGCGCTGACGGCGCTCGGCGAGGGCGTTGCGCGCCTCGATGCGGTCGTCGAAGGGGCGCTTTTCCGTGCCGATGATCTGGTAGTCCTCGTGGCCCTTGCCGGCGACGACCACGATGTCACCGGGGCGCGCGCCCAGGATGGTCTCGCGAATGGCACGGGCGCGATCCAACTCGACGACGTACGGGGCACCCGCCGCGCGCATGGCCTCTTCGACGGGGCGCGCGATGTCCGCCGGATCCTCGGTCCGCGGGTTGTCGCTGGTGATGACGCCGAGATCCGCACCCTCGGCGACGGCTTGGCCCATGGGCCCGCGCTTCTTGGGATCGCGATCGCCGCCGCAGCCGAAAATGCAGACGAGGTGCGAACCGTCGGTGCTGACCTTGCGCACGCTCTCGAGAACGCGGGCGAGCGCGTCGGGGGTGTGCGCGTAGTCGACGAGCACGATGACGTCGTCGGCCTCGACGTCGCACCGCTCGAGGCGCCCGGGAACGCCGCATTCCTCGCCGATGGCGGCGCACGCACGCCCGAGCTCCAGGTCGAGGGCGCAGGCCACGCCCACGGCAACGACGATGTTTTCCAGGTTGTGACGGCCGATGAGGCGCGATCGCACCCGGTGGGTGCCCTTGGGCGTGCGCAAGGTGGCGTCAATGCCGCGCGCATCGAGGGTGGCCTGAATCGGGGCGATTTCGGCCTCTTCGGGCGGGGTGCCGGTTCGGGCGCTCACGCGAAACAAGGGCGCGCGCACGCGCTCGGCGATGCTGCGGCCGAGTGGATCGTCGATGTGGATGACCGAGCTCCCGGGTCCCATGTCGAAGAAGAGCCGCTCCTTGGCGGCGGCGTAGGCCTCCATCGAACCGTGAAAGTCGAGGTGATCTTGCGTAAAATTCGTGAAGGCGGCCACCCGAAAGCGCACCGCCCGCACACGCCCCAACTCGAGCGCAATGGAGGAGACCTCCATGGCCACGTGCGTCGCGCCGAGCCGGCGCATGTGGTTCATGACGCGCGCGATTTCGTCGGCTTCCGGGGTGGTGTGATCGGCCTCGATCTTCGTGTTGCCGAAGATGTGACCGACGGTACCAATCATGCCGCACGCGGGTGCGCCCTCACGGCCCAGGGCGCCGTCGACGGCGGCGCGCACCAGGTGGCTCGTGGTGGTTTTGCCGTTGGTGCCGGTGATGCCGATGACGTCGAGGGTGAAGGTGGGGTGGCCATAGACGGCGGCGGACGCGAACGCGAGGGCGTCGGTGGCGTCGTCCACGATGATGTGCGGGACGTTGGCGATGCTGCCCGCATCGGCGTCGATGTGGCCGCGCTCGACCATGATGGCGGCGGCCCCGCGCTCTTCCGCCTGCGGGATGAAGCGGGTGCCGTCGGTGTTGGCGCCGTGGCGGGCGACGAAGAGATCGCCCGGCTCGACCCGGCGCGAGTCGTGGTGCACCCCGTGCACGCGCACCTCGGGGTCGCCCACGATGTCGACCTGGCCGGGGATTTCGCGCACCATGTCGACGAGCCGGAGTCCTTCCGGCGGCATCATGACGAGGGCTCGAAGACCAGACGGACGGCGCTTCCTTTGGCCGCGGAGGATCCGGCTGCGGGGCTCTGGCGCACCAAGCGACCGTATCCCTCGATCTGAGGGACGAGGCCCGCGGCAAGGATGCTTTTGACGGCGTCGCGTGCGGGCAGTCCGTTGGTGTCGGGCACGCGCACCGGTTCTTGCGGGGGGCCGATCATGGGCGGCGCCGCCGGGGCCGGGGCCTCCGCGGTTGCGGCTCCCTCCCCCTCCGGGGGAGCGTTGGGGAGGGGCGGCTTCATCGAGGCGATGAAGCTGTCCGCGGGATCGCCCTCGCGGGTGACATTGGAAAGCTTGGCGGTGGCGGCGTTGGGGGTCACACCCAAGTAGCGTAGCGTTGCTTCGGCCGTTCGGCGGAAGACAGGACCGGCAATCGAACCGGCGGCGTGGCCGATCACCGGCTCGTCGAGCATCACGGCAATCACCAGCCGCGGACGCTCGGCCGGAACGAAGCCGACGAAGGACGACGTGTACAACTCGTTCGACATTTTCCCGGTTTTCGTATCGGCTTTCTGCGCCGTACCGGTTTTTCCGGCCACGCGGAATCCAGGGATGCTCGCCTCGAGGGCGGTTCCACCGTCTTCCGTCACAGCCGTGAGCATCTCGGTCACCATGCGCGCGGTCCCGGGAGGTATCACTTCGCGCCGCACGTGGGTGACCCCTTCACGCACCAGCTCGCCGCGGGCGTCCATCACCTTGCGCACGAGCACCGGCTCGAGCAGGCGCCCGCCGTTTGCAATCGCCGCCATGGCCATGGCGAGCTGCACGGTGGTGGTGCTCACGCCCTGTCCGAAAGAGGCGTACGCCGTATCCACCTCGAACCATGCCCGACCGCGCGGACGAAGCACGCCGGAAGCCTCGCCCGGCAGCGGTAGCCCCGTGGGCTCGCCGAAGCCGAAACGCCGGAAGGCCGAGTACAGCCCTGCCTCCCCCAAATTGAGGCCAATCTTCAACGCACCGATGTTGGAGCTGCGGGCGAGGATCTGCGTGGGGGTGAGCCAGTCGTTCAAGTGGGTGTCGCGGATGAGCGCCCCCGCGATGGTGTAGCTCCCGTGTTCGCAGAAGATGGACTCCGTCGGCTTGAGCGTTCCCGCGGCAAGTGCGCCGGCAAAGGTGAACACCTTCATGACGGAGCCCGGCTCGAACCGGTCCGTCACCGCCCGATCGCGCCGGGCGTCGACCTCGGACTCGCCGTAGTCGTTCGGGTTGTACCCGGGGCTGGAGGCCAGCGCGAGGATCTCGCCGGTGTTCGGATCCACGACGACGAGCGCTCCGCCCTTGGCCTCGTACGTGCGCTGCGCGGCGCCGAGCTCGCGTTCGGCGACGTGCTGGATGCCCTCGTCGATGGTCAGGTGGATGTCGCGCCCCGTGAGGGCGTCGCCTTGCGTGTTGCCGTTCGAGAAAATGAGGCGGCCGGTGCGATCGCGAAGGCCGCTGACTTCCTCGACACGGCCGCGCAGCTCCTCGTCCATGCTCAGCTCGAGGCCGTCCTTGCCCTGCCCGTCGGGCGCGACGAATCCGAGCACGGGCCCGGCGAGATCGCGGCCCGGGTAGTACCGGTGGCCTTCGCCCTCGATGTTGAGCCCTTTGACGGGGTGCGCCTGCTTCTTCGCGTCACCGAGATCGCGCGCAAAGGCAGCTTCGTCGACGGTGATGCGGCGCTTGATCCAGACGAAGTGCTTCTTGACGGAAAACTTCGCGTAAAGTTCGTCGGCCTTGAGGTTGAGGCCCGTGGCCAAACGCGCGGCAGCATCGCGCAAGGTAGCCTCTTGCACGTCGGGGGCCTCGATGCCGCGGAGCATCTCGTGGATGTCGATGCTGAGGCTGGGCACGTCGACGCTGACGGCGAGTGCGGTGCCGTTTCGGTCGTAGATGGTGCCGCGTTTGGGCTCGATGTGGAGGCGTCGTTGCCGCTGCTTTTCGGCCATGTCCTTCCACAGCGGGCCGTCTTCGACTTGGACGCGGTAGGCGCCGGCCACCAAGCCGCCGAGGGCGAGCCCCATCACGCCGAGGAGGACGCCCATCCGCAGCCGAATCCAACGGGCGCGCGAGCGATCCAGGTTTCTCATGGGGTCGCCGCCACCGTCGCGGAGCCGCCATCGGCGCCCTCGGGCGCGCGCGGCGGCGGTCGATCCGAGTCTTGCAGCGCCGGAAGCACGATCATGCGGTCCGCCGTGGGCGGCTCCATGCCGAGCAGGGTGCGCGCGACGATGTCGACGCGCTCGGGCGTCTTGTAGCTGGCGGCCTCCACCTCGAGGACGCGTTTGACCTCGCGCAGGCGGGCTTGCTCGGCCCGCGCGCGCCCGAGCTCGTAGCCCAAGGCGACGGTGCGACCGCGCAAGGCCAGGTGGAGCACGAACGCGAGCACGGTGGCCACGATGGCCAAGGTCCACACCGTGACGAAGACGGCCGCTCGCTGCCGCGGCGTACCCGACCGCGCCTTGCCCCAACTCTGGAGGAGCCCCCCGAGCTTCACCGGGCGCTCTCCTGCGGGGAGTCCTGCGAAATGCGGCGGGCCGCGCGCAGCTTGGCGCTGCGGGAGCGCGGGTTGGCGGCGCGCTCCTCCTCGCTGGCCATGAGCGGCTTCTTCCAAATGGGTTGCCAGACTTCGCGGTCGGCGAACGTCTTCTTGACGAGACGGTCCTCGAGCGAATGGAAGCTGATGACGGCGGCCACACCACCGGGGACCACGACGTCCTGGAGCGCGGCGAGCAGGGTCGAGAGCTCCTCGAGCTCGCGGTTGACCGCGATGCGGAGCGCCTGGAAGGTGCGCGTTGCGGGATCGACCCCGCCGACCCGCACCGGCCCGACCGCGCGCACGATGGCGCGACGCAAATCGAGCGTGGTCGCCAGATCGCCCTCGTCGAGGGCGCGCTTGATGCTGCGGGCGATGCGGCGTGAGCGACGTTCGTCGCCGTAGCGGTAAATGATGTCCGCGAGCTCGTCGTCCTTCAGGCGCGAGATGAGATCCAGCGCCGTCTCGGAGTCCTCTGGGTCCATCCGCATGTCCAGCGGGCCCTCGGCGCGGAAGCTCATGCCGCGCAGCGGATCGTCGAGCTGGGGCGAGCTGACCCCCAGGTCGGCGCAAAGTCCGTCCACCTTGGCGAGCCCCATGGCGGAGAGCTCCTCGCGCACGCGGCCGAAGTTGGAGCGCACGATCTCGATGCGGTCCTCGAACCGTTCGAGGCGTGTTTCGGTCGCACGGATGGCTTCCGGATCGCGATCGAAGCCAATGACCCGGGCGCCGGGGGCGCTTTCCAGGATGGCCTCCGCGTGACCGCCACCGCCGAGGGTGACGTCGACGTAAACGCCCCCGTCACGCGGGGCGAGGACCTGGGCCACTTCGTCCTTCATGACGGTGGCATGGACGAAGTGTTCCACGACGTTGACCTCTCCTTCGTCCTCGGCCCAGACCCACTCGACGTTGCCTTCGACGAGACCCGGCAGCGAGAGTTGCGGATCGCTCGGTTCGATGCCAGCGCCAGCGCGCGCGGGACCGCTCATAGTCCGAGCTCCGCGAGCCGTGCGCTGATGTCGCGCCGCTCGTCTTCGGTGGTGTCGAAGTGCTGCTTCCACATCACCTTGTCCCAAAGTTCCGCGTACTTACCGGAGCCTGCCCAGAGCACTTCCTTCTGCAGCGATGCGTGCTCGCGCAAGGTGGGCGGCACGAGGATGCGGCCCGAATCGTCGACCTCGCACTCCACCGCGCCGGACACGTAGATGCGCTTCAACTTCTGCACCGCGCGGTCGAACTGCGGAAGCTTCGCGAGCTTCTCCTCGAACGCCGTCCACTCCGGCATCGCGTAGGCGACGAGGCACGGATCGAGCGCGCTGGTCAGCACGATGCGTCGCTCCCCGAGCGCAGCAAGGTGATCGCGGTACCGAGCCGGAAGGCTGGTCCGGCCCTTCGCGTCGATGCTGTGCTCATAACGACCGCGAAACATCCGGCGTCGCGCCTCAACGAATCACCCACGGAGGAAAGAGGAGGGAAAGATTTGGCACTTCTTGCCACTTCTTCCCACGTGCAAACGCCACCGTATGGAGACGAGCCAGGGCTGTCAATAAATCACCGCACGTTCAGCTCCAGTTTCACATGAGTGTGACGGGCTTGGCCAAGTTGCGATGGACGGATGATCAGCGCGTGCTGTGGATAAGCAGCGGTAATCACTGTGGATAACTTGTGACTTCACTTGGACTGTACGCGCGCGCTCGCGGTGCATCGCGTGCACTCGCGACGCGAACGCGAACGCAATCGAGTCCATGGACGCACGCACGCGTGAGCCCTCACGCGCGCTCGTCACACGGGCACGTGCAGCCCCATGAAGAAGCCGAAGAAATTAAACAGGAAGACGGGAAGACGGGAAGGTTTGAGGGTTTTCCTTTCGGCACCGTTGGCCAAAGGAAAACTCAAAATCCTTCCCGTCTTCCCGTCTTCCTGTGAATCTTCTCGCTCTTAGCCGTAGCAGCGACGCCGCGCGCCGCGCCGGCGTCACATGAGCAAATGCTTTGCGATCACCATGCGTTGCACTTCGCTCGTGCCCTCGCCGATCTCGCAGATCTTCGCGTCGCGGAGGTGACGTTCGACGTCGAACTCGCGGGTGTAGCCATAGCCGCCATGGATCTGCAGGGACCGATTGCACGCGCGCGTCGCCGCTTCGCTCGCAAACAATTTGGCCATGGAGGCCTCTTTGCTGTACGGGCGCTTTTGATCGGCCAGCCAGGCCGCGCGGTACGTAAGGAGTGAGGCCGCGTCCAACTCGGTCTTGCTGTCGGCGAGCATCCATTTGATCGCTTGGAAGTCCGCGATGGGATTGCCGAATTGCTTGCGATCCTTGGCGTAGTGCAAGGCCATGTCGAGCGCGCCGTAACCTAGACCGAGGGCCATGGCCGCAATGGACACGCGTCCCCGATCGAGGATGCGCATCGTGTCGGAGAAGCCGCAGTCCACCTCGCCAACGCGCTGCGTATCGGGCACCCGCACCTCTTCGAAGGTGAGCTCGACGGTGTCGCTCGAGCGGCAGCCAAGTTTTTCGAGATGCTTGGAGGCCGAGAAGCCTTGCGTGCCTCGGTCGACGATGAAGGCCGTGATGCCCTTTTGCTTGGCCGCGTCGGCGTTGGTGCGGGCCAGCACGACGCAGAAGCCGCCGACGCTGCCCTGGGTGATGAACATTTTCGTGCCGTTGATGACCCAATCGTCACCGTCACGGCGGGCCGTCGTGCGGAGGGCAGCCGAATCGCTCCCGCTGCCCGGCTCCGTCAGGGCCCAGGCCGCGAGCCACTCGCCACGGGCCGCTTTCGGGAGGTAGCGGCGCTTCTGCTCCTCGTTTCCGAAGGTGAGAATGTGGCCGGTGCCCAGTCCGTTGTGCGAGGCCAACGTCAAGGCGAGCGAGCCGTCGATCTTGGCCGTCTCCTCGACGCAAATCGCGTAGCTGACCGTATCCATCCCCGAGCCGCCGTATTCCTCCGGAATGCGGATGCCCAAGAGTCCCATCTCGGCGAGCTTCGGGATGATCTCGTGCGGAAAGCGCTCCTCCTTGTCCCATTGGCGCGCGTACGGACGAACCTCGGATTGTGCAAAGTCACGAACGGATTGGCGAAGCAACGCGTGGTGTTCGGTGAACGAAAAATCCATGGGGGCGGCCCTCCATACCACTGCCCCCCTCCTCCGGCTAGGTGGCTCGCACCAACGCATGCCACTTGCGTGGGATGCCGAGGGCGAGAGCGACGTCGGCGAAGCCGAGCGGTGCGTCATCGTGCGACGCTACAAGCTCATGATGCAGGCCTTGACGTCGGTTGCCTCCTTGCAACGAAAGCCTGTGAGGCATCGATCGCCGCTTCCGCAGGAGCGCGTGCAATACGCCTGATCGTCCTCGCGGACGCACATGCCGGTGGTGCACTCGAACGCGGATTGGCAAGGCTGTCCAACGTCCGTGGCGGGCCTCGACTTCTTCGGGCTCTTGGCCCGGGGACGGCCCGCATCCGCCGCGTCGAGATCGTCTTGGCGCATCTGTTTGGCGTGCGCCATGGCCTCTTCCAGGAGAACGCGATGGATGTCGACGCGCGTGTACGCGGCGGGTGCATCGCATGGGATGCCGCCTTGCGTCACGAGGCCGAGCACCTCGCCCGTGCCCTCGTCGAGCGCGACACCACCTGGGTCGCCTTGGCATGTGGCTTCCGCCACCAAAAAGCCATCGTGGGTGACCTCCGTCACGGCGACGTGTTCGCGCGCGAGCTTCCTCGAGGACTCGTCCTTCGTGCGTTGGCCGAAGGATACGGTGCGAATGCGCTCGGCGCGTTGCGCGGGCTCGTCACGAATGGGAAGCGGTGTCGTCTCGGGAAGGTCGCGATCTAGGATGAGCAGCGCCAAACTGGCGTCTTCCGCAGCATCGACCACGAGCTCGCGACCGCGGGCCAGAAGCTGCTGCGCGGCAGGGTCCTCTCCACCATAGAGGAGGAGGGCCGACGGCTCGTGGGCAGCGACGCAAATGCGGGCGGTGAGAACGAGGTTGGAGGCCAACGCGGTGGCCGTGCAATGCCGCGCGTCGGCCATCGAGAGGGCCAGCACCGCGGGATCGCGCCCGCGACTCGGCGCGCCCGCCACGGGTGACGAGGACTCCACGGCGAGCGCGAGCGGCGCACTTCCCGCGTCGCCGAGTGAAGAAGAAGAGCGCATCTCTTTGCTGGAGCCACACGCGCCACAGACGACGATGAGGAGGCCGAGCGCCAGCCGGAGGGGAATCCAACGCGAAGTTCGGTCGTGCATGCGCGGGTGCACTGCCATCCGCGTGCCCGCGGTCGAGCACGGAAAATCTCCCCATTTCCGCTCGCGCCCGCCTGTCCCGGACAGTTGCGGGGCTGTCCCAGGTCAGAGGGTCTAGGGGGTAGGGTTTAGGGACCAGCAGACATGCTACCCTCCGCGCTCACTCCCTAAACCCTAAACCCTAAACCCTTCTCCCCAGTGCGACTGCACCCCACCCGCGCGACCTTTCACGTAGCCCTTGCCGGCGCGGCCGTCGCATCCATGGGCGTGGCCTTGCGGCTCGGGACGGTGGTCGCGTTCGGTGGCGCGATGATCCTGGCGGTGGCCGTGGGGCGCGCCTTTGCGCTGGCCGCCGTGACGAGGCTGCGCGCCGCAGGCTTCGAGATGGTGTGGAGCACCACGAAGCGCGTTCTGCGGGTGGCGCGCGGCGAGACGGTGACGTTCGGCGCGGAGCTTCGCAACCGCAGCAGCGACGAGATGCGCGGCATCTGCGTGCGGGCCATTGCATCGAGCATGCTGGAAACCACCGTGGAGCCGGAAACGGTGGACCTTTTGCCGAACTCGCGGCTCGAGGTGAAGGTCTCCATCCACGCGAAACGCGTGGGACGCTGGGGCGTGCACGGCATGGCCCTCGAGGTGCGCGGCACGCCGGCGGGCGGCGAGGCGCTCTACGAGGTGCCGCTCATGTTCGCCAATCCATTCGGCATCGAGGTATTTCCTCGCTCGCTGCACGCGTTGGTCACTTCGCCGCGCGGCGGGCGTTCGCGGCGTGCCGCCGAAGCGGGGCGTGCGGCACCGGCCCTCGGCGAAGGCGACGAGATCCGCGAACTCCGCGACCACGTGCCGGGCGATCCGTTCAAGCGCATCGCGTGGAAGGCCAGCGCACGGCGCGGCCGCCTCATCGTGCGCGACATGGAGCGCGAGGAGCGCGACGTGGTCTGGCTCGTGCTCGATGCCTCGGTGGAGCTCTGGGCGGGCCCCGAAGGCCGCGCCCCTCTCGACGACATGGTCGACGAAGTGGCCGCGCTCGCAGCCCGTCACCTCTCCCGCGGCGACCGGGTTGGGCTCGCGGTGCTGGCTTCGCGCCCGCGCACGTGGCTCTCACCGGCCAGCGGGGCCCCTCATGCCGTGAAGATCGCCGCGGCACTGGCCAGCGCGGCGAGCATGATCGACGTGGATCGCTGCGAGCTGGACGAGTGGGAAATCGCGCAGCGTGTATCGGAGCACGCGCGGCCGCTCGATCCGCGCGGGCTGCAGGACATCCCCAAATCGAACCTCGACTTGCTCGCGGCGCGGGCGCAGGCACTGCGCGCACGGGCGCCCTTCGCACCGCGCGTTCCGCACGCGCCGACGACGCGCGAGCAGCAGCTCCGGCACTACATCGCGGCCTTCGGCATCGAAGTGCCACCGCGGGTCGAGGGAGAACGCGAGAAGACGCACGCGACCATGGCGGGCGCGCTCGATATGATCTTCAACGACAAGAAAGCGCGTGCGAGCGTGCTTTACGTCTTCTCGCCGGCCCCGGCGCCCACGAGCGAGATCCTCACCGCGCTCCGCCGCCTGCGCGCGCGGCGGGTGGACGTGCGCTGGTCCCTTCCACCC encodes:
- the mraY gene encoding phospho-N-acetylmuramoyl-pentapeptide-transferase, which translates into the protein MILEFLFPLRHDASWLTWLNVLRYVPFRIIAAAASAMFISFFLSPWFIRELQRKQIGQVVRVDGPASHHIKSGTPTMGGALILLSVLLPTILWCDLSNVFVWATTAVTAGYGVIGYLDDYLKIKAKNSRGVPGRYKLLGQFLIAGAVIAYVFFAERHVPPDWWEIRTRVAIPFVAFAKHPIDLPVLVYIPFAVLVVVAMSNAVNLTDGLDGLAIGPVIINGATYLLWCYLAGATFGIANVSQRFIVARYLDIPGIASVGELSVYCGAVVGAGIGFLWYNTYPAQVFMGDVGSLALGGGLGMCAVFTKNELLSIILGGIFFLEAVSVIVQVLSFRLTGKRIFLMAPIHHHYEKKGWPEPKIIVRFWIISILLALISLSSLKLR
- a CDS encoding UDP-N-acetylmuramoyl-tripeptide--D-alanyl-D-alanine ligase; this encodes MSTPIPKNRVQRTSGEIARITGGTLVRGKPDRVHTGVTTNSREATPGCVFVALRGENFDGHAFVLAASRAGASLMLIERRRSLDLPADPELDPEDSAPHVVEVDDTLVAWGALASDHLARWRANTPQGRVVAITGSAGKTTTKSFASALLAEVDATHATLGNLNNRVGVPAMIFALEPHHRFVVLEMGTNLPGEIATLAAIAVPDVAIITNIGLAHAERLGGTRAGVGEEKGSLFAALRESGCAVVNADDDEIARQLPRTAARHTVSFGRAPGSAYRLRARAGTKVVFARAKSEITLDLPLAGEAAAIDFLAALAATEFAVGRSLSLEELARGLARVALPEGRGQIHTLSWGITVIDDSYNANPSSMSAAIDLAVELAAPGKRRIVAVLGEMRELGPAEGEAHAALGDELARARVHTVIGCGGAAIARTLHRAAHGGVRTMAAATTSEAADVACAEVRPGDVVLVKGSRGVQTERVAIALLARDGGKSSTSSPQRTPR
- a CDS encoding UDP-N-acetylmuramoyl-L-alanyl-D-glutamate--2,6-diaminopimelate ligase, with the protein product MMPPEGLRLVDMVREIPGQVDIVGDPEVRVHGVHHDSRRVEPGDLFVARHGANTDGTRFIPQAEERGAAAIMVERGHIDADAGSIANVPHIIVDDATDALAFASAAVYGHPTFTLDVIGITGTNGKTTTSHLVRAAVDGALGREGAPACGMIGTVGHIFGNTKIEADHTTPEADEIARVMNHMRRLGATHVAMEVSSIALELGRVRAVRFRVAAFTNFTQDHLDFHGSMEAYAAAKERLFFDMGPGSSVIHIDDPLGRSIAERVRAPLFRVSARTGTPPEEAEIAPIQATLDARGIDATLRTPKGTHRVRSRLIGRHNLENIVVAVGVACALDLELGRACAAIGEECGVPGRLERCDVEADDVIVLVDYAHTPDALARVLESVRKVSTDGSHLVCIFGCGGDRDPKKRGPMGQAVAEGADLGVITSDNPRTEDPADIARPVEEAMRAAGAPYVVELDRARAIRETILGARPGDIVVVAGKGHEDYQIIGTEKRPFDDRIEARNALAERRQRGQGKG
- a CDS encoding transpeptidase family protein; the protein is MRNLDRSRARWIRLRMGVLLGVMGLALGGLVAGAYRVQVEDGPLWKDMAEKQRQRRLHIEPKRGTIYDRNGTALAVSVDVPSLSIDIHEMLRGIEAPDVQEATLRDAAARLATGLNLKADELYAKFSVKKHFVWIKRRITVDEAAFARDLGDAKKQAHPVKGLNIEGEGHRYYPGRDLAGPVLGFVAPDGQGKDGLELSMDEELRGRVEEVSGLRDRTGRLIFSNGNTQGDALTGRDIHLTIDEGIQHVAERELGAAQRTYEAKGGALVVVDPNTGEILALASSPGYNPNDYGESEVDARRDRAVTDRFEPGSVMKVFTFAGALAAGTLKPTESIFCEHGSYTIAGALIRDTHLNDWLTPTQILARSSNIGALKIGLNLGEAGLYSAFRRFGFGEPTGLPLPGEASGVLRPRGRAWFEVDTAYASFGQGVSTTTVQLAMAMAAIANGGRLLEPVLVRKVMDARGELVREGVTHVRREVIPPGTARMVTEMLTAVTEDGGTALEASIPGFRVAGKTGTAQKADTKTGKMSNELYTSSFVGFVPAERPRLVIAVMLDEPVIGHAAGSIAGPVFRRTAEATLRYLGVTPNAATAKLSNVTREGDPADSFIASMKPPLPNAPPEGEGAATAEAPAPAAPPMIGPPQEPVRVPDTNGLPARDAVKSILAAGLVPQIEGYGRLVRQSPAAGSSAAKGSAVRLVFEPSS
- a CDS encoding cell division protein FtsL, which gives rise to MKLGGLLQSWGKARSGTPRQRAAVFVTVWTLAIVATVLAFVLHLALRGRTVALGYELGRARAEQARLREVKRVLEVEAASYKTPERVDIVARTLLGMEPPTADRMIVLPALQDSDRPPPRAPEGADGGSATVAATP
- the rsmH gene encoding 16S rRNA (cytosine(1402)-N(4))-methyltransferase RsmH; amino-acid sequence: MKDEVAQVLAPRDGGVYVDVTLGGGGHAEAILESAPGARVIGFDRDPEAIRATETRLERFEDRIEIVRSNFGRVREELSAMGLAKVDGLCADLGVSSPQLDDPLRGMSFRAEGPLDMRMDPEDSETALDLISRLKDDELADIIYRYGDERRSRRIARSIKRALDEGDLATTLDLRRAIVRAVGPVRVGGVDPATRTFQALRIAVNRELEELSTLLAALQDVVVPGGVAAVISFHSLEDRLVKKTFADREVWQPIWKKPLMASEEERAANPRSRSAKLRAARRISQDSPQESAR
- the mraZ gene encoding division/cell wall cluster transcriptional repressor MraZ; the protein is MFRGRYEHSIDAKGRTSLPARYRDHLAALGERRIVLTSALDPCLVAYAMPEWTAFEEKLAKLPQFDRAVQKLKRIYVSGAVECEVDDSGRILVPPTLREHASLQKEVLWAGSGKYAELWDKVMWKQHFDTTEDERRDISARLAELGL